AggacaagccttttttttttttaagattttatttatttatcagagagagtgagcgagcacaggcagacagaatggcaggcagaggcagagggagaagcaggctccccaccgagcaaggagcccgatgcgggactcgatcccaggactctgggatcatgacctgagcctgaggcagctgcttaaccaactgaaccacccaggcgtcccaggacaaGCCTTCTCTGCCCCATCCCAGTCTCTTCCGCTGTTATGTTAAAAGCAAAGTTCTCACTTCCCACCCCTAGTCTGTAGACTAAGGAGGGGGTTTAGGATGAGGCAGTTTACTGCTTACAGGTCCTGAGTTCAGCGGGAGAGCACTGACCggggaagtgaagggagagggGCTTCGGGGAAGGGCACTGATGGAGCATGTCCACTGGCAGGGGCTCCCCCTACTCAAACAGCCCAGATcggcacccccgcccccgcctgcacGGAGTCCACCCTCCAGAGAGATCAGCGAGCGAGCTCGGCCCGGGAACAGGAGGAGCAGGAACCGGCGGTgtctggggaaggggaggaccCCACTGGAGCCACCTACCTCCGAGGGCATTTCACCAAGGAAAGGGATTTCCATTTTCTGACACTGGGTCACCAGCGCTGTGAAGAGCGGCTTGTTCGGCCTTTTGGGGTAGTAAACGGTTGGCTGGTAGCCCTGGAGGAAAGGACAAGCATCGTCCGAGCCCGGGTCCCGGAAGCCCCGCCGCCCGGGTCCTCGCCCACACACTCACGAAGAGCTTGAGGTGCCGCGCGCAGACCAGACCGTCTCCTCCGTTATTCCCGGGCCCGGAGATGACCAGGACGGCGGGGGGGCTCCGGGACATGGACTTGGGGGGATAGGCCTGGAGGCGGGGTCAGAGGGCAGTCAGGGGCGCTGGGCGGCCTCGCGCCAGCCCGGCCCGCTGTCCCCCGCCACTCGGCGGTGCCCAGGCCGCTGACCTTGGCGATGGCCGTGGCGCAGCTCAGCCCGGCCAGCTCCATTAGTTGGTCCACGCTGAACTGGTACTCGTTGAACAGCTCCTCGTCCACCGCCTGGGCCTCCTCCTGGCTGCGGACACCCCCAGCCTCAGTCCCGGCGCCCCGCGCGCGGCCCGTCCCCGCTCCCGCCCCCCGCGAGCCCGCCCCGGCCTCGCCTACCTCAGGTACTTCACCGCCGGGCTCGCCATGCCCGCCGACTCCCCGGGGCCGCCCGAGCGCGGCCGCCGCGTCCCCCACCACGCGGGCCCCGCACGGCAGGCGCCGGCCTGGCCCGGGACGCGCCGCAGATGGGAGCCGGCGGCCAGCAGCCCGAGCCCCAGCAGCGCCCGCAGCGCGGACATGGAGCTCGCCCGGCGCATGTGCGGCGCCGGCTCCGCCCCCCCCGGAGGCGGGGCCGCGGGGATCGCCCCGCCCCCCATGCCCGCGGACGCGGTGCCGCGCAGGCCGGGGGGCGGGTCCGCGCTGCGCGCAAAGTGTGTAGTGTTGGGTCGTCGGTGGCGGGGCGGGCAGCCCGGGGTCCTGCCCTAGCACTGCCCGGCTGAGTGGACGGGGCCCGCCGGTGTCCGCATCCCGTGAGCTCCCACTGCGACGGTGCGGGCACTCGCTAGGCCGGCCCGGAGCTCGGCTCCTCGCCGGCGCGGCCGGCGGTTCCCCGCTCCGCTGGCCGCGCGCGCTGCACGGTCCCTGCTAGAGGCACAGGCGCGGGTGGGAAGGGAGCCGGGCTTCGTTCAGGAAGCGGCGACCTGGGAGCAGGGAGGACCGGTACCCCAGGGCCAGCCTTCAGTCCGAGCGAGCCTGGAGCGTCTGAAGGGGGGCGCGCCAGAAGTGGGGGCTCGGTGCGGGAGAAGCCGGTGCCCGGGCGGTGAACCGCTCGTAAACACAAACCCCCCCAGGCCTAGTGTTTCCCGGAGTCCCTTCGCGCCCTTTCGGAAAGGGGGTGTCCTGCTGCAGACCAAGGGACTTAGGTCGGCAAGCAAGGAGCACAGAGGCTTGAAAGTTAACCCCAAGGCCGTGTGGACTGCTGTTGGCGGTGAGGTTTGGGACCCCTGACCCAACCACATTAgctgcccctgcccacctctgctTGCCAGCACAGCGCGGCCCGCTTCCCTGATACTCAGCGTTTACCCGCTTTATCAAGGTAGATAATACctatggtggggcacctggccggctccgTGGGAGGAACGTGCAGCCggtgatctccaggtcatgagggTGTAAagatcacttttatttatttatttgtttgtttgtttatttattatttgacagaaagagatcacaagtaggcagagagggaggaggaagcaggcttcctgctgagcagagagcccaatgctgggctcaattccaggaccccgggatcatgacctgagcagaaggcagaggcttatcccacggagccacccaggcgcccctttatttatttttgttaaagattttacttttaagtaaactctacacccaacatggggcttgaactcatgaccctgagatcaagagtcatagggtcttctgactgagccatccaggggcctcCTCAAGATTCTTCTCTAACACAGTGCGAGGCGTGTTTTTTGAGCATGTGCCCCGCGCTAACACGAATCAGCTCATTTTATCCTTGTGGCACCTCTGTCACTAGCCCCATGTTCCAGACTGAGAAAACTAAGCTCCAAGGTGTTGACTGACACGCCCAGCGACACTGTGACAACGGTCCACGCAGCTAGGGTCCAAGCAGCTTGAGCTGGTCTGTACTCTGAAGTATTATCCTGTAGGGTGCGGCCTTCCACCCGCGGGGAAGTAGGTAGAGCGCTGTCGCGGCTGACTTCATTCCGTCGCGATGTAGGAATAAAACAGGGACACGCACATACCCCACCACATGCCCAGAATTTATAAGACAGCCACTGGGGGGTGTCCcgaggaaggaggagcagaagacCGACTTCATCTTACCGCTGCCTTTCCGACTTCCAGTTTGCTTTGGGAAATGCCTTTAAAACCAGTTTAGGAAGGACACAGTGATCGCAGCCCTGCTGAGTTCCAGGTGCTTACCTATTTCACCCTGTCAGTCCTATGACCTGGCTTTATCCTCACATTATAgcacagagaagtcaagtaaTTTTCCAAAGACCAcacagctggggcgcctgggtggctcagagggttaaggcctctgccttcagctcaggtcatgatctcagggtcctgagatcgagccccgcatcgggctctctgctcagcagggagcctgcttcccttcctctctctctgcctgcctctctgcctacttgtgatctctgtctgtcaaataaataaataaaatctttaaaaaaaaaaaaaaaaaaaaaagaccacacaGCTACGGGtttctgggtgcctcagttgttgggcgtctgccttctgctcaggtcatggtctcagggtcctgggatcgagccccgcatcgggctccggctggaagcctgcttcttcctctccctcttcccctgcttgtgttacctctttcgctgtccctctctctttctgtcaaataaataaataaaatctttaaaaaaaaaaaaaaaaaagaacatacagcTATTAAATGGTAGAGCTAATGACGGTTGATACAGCACTGGCCTGACTCAGTGTCAATATTCCCGTGTGGCAGGTGCTGCTGCTACCTGTCCCCCAAAatccattctcttctcttcctttggcAGCAGAACCCCTGAGTTGCATCTGGCCGCAGGGCTGCCCAGCTGAACACTACATTTCCCACTGTCCCTTGCAGCCGTGAGGCATGTACATGTGACTACATGCTGACCAATGAGGTCTGAGCAGAGGGGACGCGTGTTGGCCAGGTCctcccttgggggggggggcttattTTCCCCgcacttcctctttccctcctgccGGCTGGGAAGAAGGGCTCTGCTGCCGCCGAGCAGCCATTTTAGACCAGGGCAGGGGAAACCTGTGTGGGGGCTATGGGGCGTCCTGTGGACTCCCCGAGCTCCGCGAACCGGGGCTGCTTTCAAGGGAGAGGATCAAATTTGTCTCTGTCCCTGTTTAAAGGCAGGGTATGTCGGGCTTTGTTAACAGGAGGTGGACCTGCGTCCCACACAAGACATCGTGAATGCCTGACGAGGTGCCAAGGAAGGTGAGCCGCCGTGTCCCCAGCCGCCTGTTCCATGTGCGGCACAGGCTAGGTCCCCGGCAGGCATTTTAACGGCTCCTCAAACTCTCAGGGTGAAATACTTCACAGTGTATAGAAGCCCTCTTCCCTGACACGAGCGAGAATGggttatttcatttccatttaaaaatgcatccGTTTGCCATCTGTCAGAGTGCGGCCGGCGTCTTCTGGAGCCCAGGACCGGAGCTCTGTGACCCGAACCTCATTACGGGTCACCTGCACTTTCCAGGCTGCTTCCTGGAGGTGGAACAGTTAATGGCGTGTTTGAAGCAATCTGAGTGCAAAATTTATCTAGTTTTTTACTATTTTGCCCCAAAATGTGATCATCGTCTTGCTCACATCTCATTCACAGTAGTTTTTGAATTGACTCACCTTAATCAAGACTTCCAAAGATTCAGCTTCGTTTTCATACAAACAGGGCTTGTTTTCACACTTTGTTCATCAGTTTGTGTAATATTTAATTGAATCATGAGTTCCAAGAACACAGGCAGTCGGTGTGAGCACATTGGGTACCAAAAAACGGGGTGGCAAGCCGCACGGCACTCGCCGAGGTGCTCCCCGgccgggtttgaatcctggcttccCCGCTTCTCAGTTGTGTGGCCGGGAGGACACGCATGTTCTCCTCGTCTGTGAAAGGGGGTCGTCTGCCGTGAGAACTGCAGGAAAAAACCCTTGGGAAACGCTCAGAGCCGGGTGTGGTGGGCGCTGACTGAACCACACACTTTCCAAAATGTGGTGGCCGCTGGCGGCAGCGTCCGGCACGCCTGAGGGGCTGTGTCCCCAGCCCGTGACTCTCGTGGGGGCGGTGCAGTCCATCTGTGGGCTGAGAAGTGTCCCTGTAGCATTTCAGCCCCATTTCCACTTCGAGAAGGTGGAGGTCTGGAGCGAGTCCATGACTGCAAAGCCTGCTGACCAAGATGTCACAGCTTTTAGAGCAGCGAGGCCTCGGCAGTCATGAGGTCTGGATCCAGAAGGAAAAAGGGGAAATTCACGGACcattttccctccttcttttgCCCGTTGAGTCCCAAACTCTCAACAAAGAACAAACGGAACACCTCAGTGCCCAGACTGCAAAGGCCCTGTTCAGCCGACAGagttgccctctttttttttttttttttttaaagatttacagacagagatcacaagcaggcagagagagagagagaggaggaagcaggctccccgccgagcagagagcccaatgcagggctcgatcccaggaccccgggatcatgacctgagctgaaggcagaggctttaacccactgagccacccaggtgcccccagaggtgCCCTCTTGCCAGTGGTGTTCCCTTGTGCGTCCATAGGGCACCGGACACCGGGGAAGAGCCTTGGTCCCAGAGACCACAGAGGCCACACTCAGGGCCGGCAGAGTGGGGTCACATGATCACACAGAAGCCAGACTCCGTGGGTCTCCTCTGACGGCTTCTTCTGGGGGCTTCCCTGGGCCAGCCCGACCACCTgcgggaggcagggcagggcttgCTGGTGGGGTGCTGGAAAGAGGGCACAGGGCCGCCCGCCCTGGTGGCAGCTCCTGGCCCTCGCCTCCCTCCGCTGCTAGGCTCCGGGGCAGGAGGGGTAGGTTTGAGCGCACGCCCCCACCCCTGACTCT
This portion of the Mustela lutreola isolate mMusLut2 chromosome 14, mMusLut2.pri, whole genome shotgun sequence genome encodes:
- the NAXE gene encoding NAD(P)H-hydrate epimerase, yielding MSALRALLGLGLLAAGSHLRRVPGQAGACRAGPAWWGTRRPRSGGPGESAGMASPAVKYLSQEEAQAVDEELFNEYQFSVDQLMELAGLSCATAIAKAYPPKSMSRSPPAVLVISGPGNNGGDGLVCARHLKLFGYQPTVYYPKRPNKPLFTALVTQCQKMEIPFLGEMPSEPMLIDELYELVVDAIFGFSFKGDVREPFRSILSVLNGLTVPIASIDIPSGWDVEKGNSGGIQPDLLISLTAPKKSATQFTGRYHYLGGRFVPPALEKKYQLNLPPYPDTECVYRLQ